GGTGTTGAACCTTCTGCAATATCTATCATCCCTAGTGACTACCGCAACAGCCATCGTGCCTCTACCTTCTCCACGATCTCCTCCACATCCAAAGACTCCATGTTCTCCACCTTGTCTGTAGCCTCAGAATCCTATGCTCCCTCCCTTCTTTCTATCACCTCTGGAGCTGATAGTGACTACTTTGAAGATTCTGATGACTACATTTGCTCCTCTCCTGTCACTGAAAAATCTTCGCCAAAGTCAATGAAAAGTCCAGCTCGACTAAGCCAACACTTCTACCGGCTTTTCATCAAACCCAAGAGCCCCCTTTCCCGGGCCAAAAGTTTAGGAAACActgaatctaaagacctttttgTGGTGCGAGAGAAGCGTTCCAACTCCCTGCCCCAGCAGGTCAGATTACATAGTCCTGAACCCTTACTCCAGCCACAAAGTCAAACCCTTAAACATGTGTGCTTCCGAAGGAGGCCCATTCTTAGCAGTGATGAAGACATTAAGAATATTACGCTGAGGGTGGTGGTATTTGGTGCTGATCATGTAGCGGGTAAGGTGGCCCGAGCATACAATGACCTCAGGAGAAAGGAGACTGCATGTCCGCGTCTCAGCAGGGCTTTCAACCTTCAGTTCTACTTTGTGCCAGTGAAGAAAGACTCTGCAGTAATAGGAGCTCGGAGAGGTTCTAGTCCTTTGCCTCAACCTGGAGCTTCAAAGGGAACAGCCCTGTGTAACGTAAGTGCAAGAACACCCCAAGCAAATATCAAATACAAGGCACAAGGTCTGGTTTAGACTAAGATACCTGAGTTGTAGAgcaaagaaaacataatttcaaaataactacagaatgattattcatgattttttttaacagtaagaCAAAATGTCCATAAAGGTAAACTAATGACACTTTTGCTCATGCAGGACCACATGGGCATAGGGGACAGTACTAATGACATTGCCCATCTCCTTGGTATGCTGGATCCTTGGTACGAAAGAAACACCCTCAGCCTGCTTAACTTGCCAGCCAACATCGTCTGCCAGGTATAACTGTAGTAAACCTTTTCCACTGCCGAGCCAAAGCTATCCTAAAGTCTGTTATTCCTGTTTATCCAACAAAGAATTTCACCATGTATCATAAACTCTTTGCTGCAGCAAACCTCAAAAACAGAGTCCGAGTCCTACGATAGCTCATATGAGCAGCGTCTACCCATCCTGGCCGACCTGGTCCTGTACTACTGCCGCTATGCTGCCCGGCCAACTCTAATCCAGCTCTATCAGGCTGAGGTTGGTTACATGTTAACacttaaaatgcttttttctgGCTTTTTGTTCCCCTTTCTTGCAACTTCATTCACAAGTTTTTTTTAGTATCAAAGAATGGCACTCTGGCACTCATTaacaacaaaacacagtttCATATTCAGTGAATAACTGAGGAACTTTGGTCTTGTAGCTGACGTTAGCTTGTGGAGAGCGGAGGACTGAGGTGTTCGTCCACTCCCTGGAGTTGGGTCACGCCGCAGGAACGCGAGCCATCAAGGCCATGGGTAAGTGAGACGCATGCATCAAACATTTGCATTCATACATAGCCTAGCAGTCTCTCCATATTTCCTTAGAGTGACATGGATTTTCATTTATTATGAGGCTGAGACTACTAAATTTATAGTAGGGGAACAGCTGCTTTTTTTTACATCATGATTCACTTCTACTTTTCAAGTTTCACTTGTCAACACTACTTGCACTTctgatttttaatttctttggaGAAGTAAACTTGGAGGGAAATGTTTTTATGTCCTCTATCTGCTAGTTACTGTGCAAATGACCTACCCTTCGTTTCCATTACGTAAAAACTTATGACAACAGTGGCTAAAGTATacaaatgtctttttttcctcaccaggaagtaaatttaataatattttgtagAAATATTTTTTGTAGCCCTTTTAAGTACCGTGGATTACCactttgctttctttctgtAGGTGCTGCCAGTAAACGTTTTGGCATTGATGGTGACCGAGAAGCAGTCCCTCTAACTTTGGAAGTTGTGTACAACAAGGTAGGATGGCTTTCGGGTTGTATCCCTAATTAAAATTTGTTTCTTAAAGCTGCGTTATGAACAAATTTTATTTGCAATTATGCCATCTTAtcgggagaaaaacaaacaaatcctttAGTGCAGTTTTCCACCGCCTTAAGAACTGGTTTGACTTATATGGCCACTTCTTGAGTCACAGGAGATGACGCATCAAACTTCTGTGACAAAGCACAAAGACTTGCACAAAGGTTTGGTCTCTGTGGTCATGTGGTCTGAACCATTAGAAATTGGTAAAAGCGACATCTCTTTGTCTTTCGAAATCGTGACAGTGGTCTGGCAGCAGTCATGATCATATCTGTTTTTCCCATCTCCCAAAACTGaagtgttttggggggttttcacAAAAGAGCTCTAATCTTACCCTACTTTTCCTCTCATTCAGGTTGTTATTAGTGGCAGAAGTCAGTGGAAACGAGAAACCAAAGTTTGTACTTCAGTAAACTTAATCAAAGCATGCAAGAATCCTGAGGAGCTAGGTATGTAACTCTTTGTGTTTACCATTAAAAGTTATGTCTGTTCACAATTTCATTTCGGGGAAACACTTTCCATTGTTCACTGTCAATTCGAATCGTTCACTTTCTTATTCCCGTATTACTCAAGCTAGTTTTCTAATCTAAACCCTTTTGATACATACTGGAAATGAACAAAATGTGCAAGTGTATTCTTAATTGATCTAAAATGATCTCTATCAGACTCAAAGATGGAGTGCCTGCAGCTGACGATGACTGAAGTCCTGAAGAGACAGAATGGGAAATGCAAAAAGGGCTACAACCAGGTGAGCAATACGTGATATCAGTCTGCCTTGGTGGTTTGTGGTTGTGAAAGTGCAGCACCAATCTACTTTCGCAAACAGCTTCGCAGCATAGCTATCACTAAAGATGGAGTCCTCGATACACACTCGATTTCATCTCAAAATCTCAAGTGAATATCTCTAGTCACACGCGCGCAAGCACGTATGGGAACCGTTTACTGTCTGACACCGTGATGGAACAGAAAGCcacaacacacaaacaagaaCACATTTCTTTTGCTGGTGTGTGCTTTGGCAGTAGTATTGTTTTGCAGCTCTATATGTTGATGAGTTAACCTAGTTTGGCTTTGGAGCTTTTATTTATAAGACCTCATCAGCAAAATGTAGACCTGATGAAATGATTGAACCCGTCTGAGTTGTTTTCAATGCAGCTCGGTCGAGCTGTGAAAGTCGTGCGTATTGTTTAAAAATGATTCCTTGGTTTTTGGTAAAATGTCTATTCGTGACAATTTGCTCCGCTTATCACCTTTGCAGCAGCTGACTGTGACTGAGGTGAAGGTGGACAAGGTGCAGGTCAGCGGtgttgaaaacacaacttttgcTGTGTGCCTGGACCAGGATGAGAAGAAGATACTACAGAGTGTCACCAGGTTtgtaatgaaaataaacacgTGCACCAAGATTAAAAGAAACTGGAAAGAAGCTATATGTGATGGTAGCTAATTGAGATACAAAACACagcttttgggggtttttttttagaaggaacatttgttagaaaaaaataatttagaatCACAAAGACATACAAAGTAGATTTTAGCCCTTGTTTTGTTCTCGGAGCAGTTTCTTGTTCAGCTGCGTCACCATGGCCCTCTTTCCTCTCAGGAAACGTACACAGAAATGACAAAACCCACTTACAGTACACAGTCCTTGCAAATGTTTCTTATTCTCTAACCATATGTCTCCTTCTGTATCATCTAGGTGTGAAATATCAGTGTGCTACAAACCTGACAGCTCCACTGACTGGAGGCTACGAAAATTCCAGGCCTCTGCTCAAATCCAGCCACTCCACCCGACCTTCTGCTCCCTCCTCTGCCTGCCCATAGTCACTTTTAGTGGGGCTCTTCCCTGAGACTGCCAACCACTGATCTGGAAAAGATGCTTTGCACTGTTGTTCATATTCTGTGAAATTAGAGACTAACTAAAGaggatattttaatatttttgctaATTTTTATAAAGCACTTGGACAGATTCACATGATGGTGCCTTCGACCTGCAGTGGGGTGCAACATTTGGAAACATAAAAACAGGGATAGTAACAAAAGTAacctgattattttattttatgttattttttatatatatttacatgtacCAGAAGACCCAAGCAACCGAGAGACTGAGTTGattgtgtgttgttttctttgtacaCAGCAGTCATTCTGTGTAATTAGGGAACACTTTGAGTTTCATTCATCAAGtttcacttcctctttctgcACTGACAGACAAACATGACTCCACCCACAGTCACATTAAAATATCCTCTGGGTAAACAGGGTGAATCTACAGAGTCTCGGGCGAAAAGCAACACAAACTAGCAACACCATATGCTGTGCTACCAGGCTCCTGTTGAGGGAGATGTTAAGACAGTGGTATATTTTAGTAAAAGTGTGCCAACTTTTCTCTCTGGAAATCCATGTGGAGGTGTCTATTGGGGGTTATAATCAGATTAGGTGACAATATCTGAGAATGCACACTATTAACTGATAGAATATGTAAATATTGGTTTTGTAAATATTCTGCCGTGTACTATAACTTGAAAATCACATAATTTTTATGCCTGTTATACACAGTTATAACATTTCTCCTAAGGAGTTACACTGTACTGTTTTAACTGAAATTATAAGTATGACCAGCAGAGGGCCCCAGTGACTTTTTTATTTGACTTCACTTGAAGTACAGTGTACTTGGAATAAAGTGTCTTTGTAATTACTGTAATATATTTTATGAACGaaatgtttttgattttgtttttaagtaagGACACCAAAAAAGGTGTTTTAAAAATAGATTTGGATGTACACTTCCTGCATGAAATGGAACTGATTCATTGCACTTTCCACTCAGTAATCTGTGCaattaaaatgttattgttttgttaGTGTAAAGGGATAATATCCTGATGACTTGACTGACACTGAAATTGAAGCACTGCAGATTGGTATAATTAAATGACATGACAATCGAGCGAACAGGCGGTTAAATTaggtactttttttttgtttaatgtcAGATAAATGCATGACACCAGTGTCCTCCATCTACATGTGTCCTCTGATGAAagtgtgacattttttttttcctgtaaattATGTCTATTATCTATGAAACATCTTCAATTCAGAGCTCATTAAAATATGTATATGTCTGCCGAGTAAGTCGACTCAATTTATAGGCTACGTTTACAGCATGAATGAACAGAGCAACGTTGGACTGCTCTGAAACTGTAAGTGCTTCACTTTGTACTGCGTGCCACGTCTGAGGTAAAATGAATGCCCTCTGAAATGCAGCGGCGCCCGTGCGGTCATCTGTAAGTACAGATATGCACCTTCACACATATATCTTTATATAGAGATATGCATATAAAGCCACATCATAACAAATGCGAAAGTGGGACACCATGAAACAGTTTAAAATGGCTCTACTGCCACAAACATCAATGATGATCAGTGACATCTATCTATTCATCTATCGAGGACTCGTTCTTAGACGATCATATCTGTTtaagctctctgattggtttccGGGCAGTGGGCGTGGTCAGCAGATTGTtctgctgtcagacagatgacTGGAGTGAAGCGACAGAGACGCAGAAATTGTACAGTAATTTAAGAAGAGCGAATGAAGCTTCCTGCATTAACTCAACTTTAGGTAAGTTTCCCAAAAAGCTAGAATATCGTCGTTTCACCAACTGCTGACATTTTTAGTTTACTTTACCCTCTGCCCACTCGCGGAAAATGTGGTGTCGACGACTGTTAAATTGTAGCTAACATACTGAAAgtaatgaaaaataatttgcaTGCAGTTGTGCATTCAGTTTAAGGTGAAACTGTAAATAGCCTGCATATTTCTGTTGTTTATGCTGTTGTTTTAGTTTGATAGTTTGATATATGCTTTTTTGTTTATgttggcttttttcttttcttttttttctttctttttttgttgccttaaCATTGTTTGCGTTTGTAAACTGGTACACGATTTTGACAGCAGTATACACTTACTGTGATATATGTGTGATATATGGAGATAAGATATGTCAGTGATTTTTAAGTAGAGCTCCAGGCAGAAATATTTGACAAGAAATTCCGTTGCTGCTGCTCATGACAGCTGTAGTgcccagtctctctctctctgtctgtctttttaaaaaaaaaatccgacCGTGTTTTCTGTATAGAGTGTCTTACGTGCAAGTTAGCCTGTTCAAAAACCTCCCCACATCCTGACTTATGACACGGGAAGACAGGGGGGCGGCGGTTTATTTCCCCCGCCTGAGATAATAGCAAGATTTTGATAACAGTGCTTGATCTGATTGAAGCCCCGGCTCTCTGTTGTGTCTGAGTCTAAAAGTAAGCCTGCATTTCCTCCAGCTTCCTTGTTTTAGATCTGAGCTTCCTGGCACCACTTTGGGGTTAAGTGGAATAATGGTTAGTTGTAGTTGAAGAGAGCAAATGGTCATCTGTGGGTAGTGAATCAGCATCTgtttggaggggaaaaaaatctgtggATGATTGGCTCTTTTTAGGCTGCCTGAGAATCGTGATCACTGTCTAAATAAAGGTGCAGCAAAATCCAGTGAAGCAAAAAGAAATGCAATGTTATTTAAAATCAGACTACTGATGTCAGCTAGTGGGTGAGGTTTTGCACTGAGAGATGAAGGATGGATGACTTCACTGCTTAAAATATTTAGGCTATTACCTCATTGACGCGGTTTTGGTTTGGACGGTGTTCAAGGGGAAATCATGAGGATCTTGCAATAGTGGAATGAGCAGCAAATGATCACAATTTAAATACGCAGCATAAGGAAAATTAGTTGCACTTTGTTCATTATAAAGGTAACCTTATCAATGCTGCGGTCACTGTGAGACCCTTTTGCTTTCAAACTCATGAACAGTTTCTGGGGTGAGTCAAATGCCTGCAGTGAGATAATGTAGCCAAGCAACATGTTGAGAGGATGACCAGAACAGGTGCACCATGAGACACGGGACTGCATTTAAACTGTCTCGTGTCAGCAGTGGAACAGAACTTACCTATTTAATATAAGGATGGTTAATCATTAAATATAGACTTTAATAGAGCTTGCTTATTTAAGTTCTTTTAAcaaggataataataataattaattgtACACTTTGCCCAGCATGATTATTgtgtaattaattattaatgtgTTCATAATAACGATAATGAACACATTAACTACATAATGCTCATGCTGTAAgccatgaaataaaaacagggtCAGCATCATGTGCTGATGTAGTGGCGTTTCTCCACAAAGGATTCTTAGTTCTTAAATGTCAACCACTTAAGGGCAACATTTGGAACAATTTTTGCAAATGTATCTTAAAGGCATCCTAACACTAAGATAATCTCTAATTTTGTTTAGTAGATCAAAAACTAAAGATGAGAATGCTGGCCCGCATGAGGCCACTGATAGCGCTAGAGATAATGCATTACATTTGTGTTCTGCTGGGAAGTGTTTGGTTGGAATGCTGAAGACCGAGAAGAAAATTCttgtgaggaaaaaaagtgcTCAAGGAAATACTTTAGTTTGTGGCTACAGGCTACAGAAAATGTCTTGATTGTGTCAAGATGGGTCAAGATTGTTCCTGCATCATCATAATTATTGTTGGTCCAGGATCAACAGTGAAACTGACCGATCCTGTTGTGATGTCGTAGCTTCGTGATGTGGGGAGAAAaggtaaaatgaataaataacaaaaaatgtttgacaATGTAGAACTCTTCTGGAACAAATAtattataaaatacaataaattaaatatattttacgTTTGGCTTGCTGTTTGCTAAATTTAGCTCAGTTATGTTGGCTTGACTCATAACCTAAAGACATGGCAGGAAGGACTTGGGCAGTTTCAGGTGCTGTCGGTCACAAACAAATTAATAAACCTTTTAATAGCTGCTGTTAAATTTAGTCGGAAGAACATCCTCCAACATATCTTCAGGCtgtgttaacaagaatttgCAGCATAGTCAGATGGCATGACTTCCCACTACCAGTTACTTGAAATAATGTATTTTCCATATGTCATATACCATCCTACAAACCACAGTGCATGCTATATCACTCgttatataaaaaagaaaattgagaAAACTGAATAAACATATTAACAAAAGTGTATTTTTAAAGCGGGttggaaaaataaaagataCCGTATATGAGAGAAAataggaaataaaataaatcttaatctttactttactttaaaatgaatCAAAACAAGTTGGTCAAAATGGCAGCTGCTTTCATAACAACAGCTTCACACGTTTGAGCAGTTGTGGCTTTCCTTATCGTAAGTGAACTATCTCTACCAGTTACGCTTTTGGACAAAACATTGCGTTTTAGGGTGCCACTTTGCACTACAAGCGTGCGATGATGGCTTGTTCTTTTCATAGagtaaattttcagtttttagatACAGCTTTGGACCAGTGTTAGCCCACACAACCGCTGAATTTTCCCAAAATACCTGACACAACATTCAAAATCACAACCTTGTAGAAAGTGATTATAAAACACACTTAGTTCCATATATAGCAGATGCCAAAACCCAGACGGCCACAGACTGGCCTCACTTTGAGACACTacccttttgtttgttttaagggacataaaaataaatggcaATACTTGTTGGCACAGTTCTGCGACTGTGGGTTCCTTGGAAAGTAGTGGCTCCATCGTAGCCAAATGTGTGAAGATCtatctgtgctgctgtttttctttatgtGACGCACTTGGCACATCCTGTGGCGGTAGCCGCGG
This sequence is a window from Oreochromis niloticus isolate F11D_XX linkage group LG6, O_niloticus_UMD_NMBU, whole genome shotgun sequence. Protein-coding genes within it:
- the pik3r5 gene encoding phosphoinositide 3-kinase regulatory subunit 5 isoform X1 gives rise to the protein MQHTSCTEDRIQHALDRCLDGLRQSPTAAHHWNVLMCSVGQSMNRWSLEELVKRDPDNFIILLQQIIRKTREVQEQCQYELVAPLAIMFSSTLLQTPYCTDNTDLLEEAMDVFCHFLTWPEPYCSVCKRLLSTIQLEMKAPGISFQRLVRDEQGLNTSIQCSKTMTVLLMNPSEVPADFVSVAEQLSCVQHSQRETYITLIKHAFQSTLGTKYPLHSIHRALQAKPVNELEEIYSLVSDALEAAATMSEPLKGRSHVIQGLEKLREMMKIPASSGRKSDGMLQTLPLPTAKCYMFNWEKDNFDVLNTLLEHETGYLSTNEQEEEGDIDDERYVTEIDVEEDKDEEEHGVEPSAISIIPSDYRNSHRASTFSTISSTSKDSMFSTLSVASESYAPSLLSITSGADSDYFEDSDDYICSSPVTEKSSPKSMKSPARLSQHFYRLFIKPKSPLSRAKSLGNTESKDLFVVREKRSNSLPQQVRLHSPEPLLQPQSQTLKHVCFRRRPILSSDEDIKNITLRVVVFGADHVAGKVARAYNDLRRKETACPRLSRAFNLQFYFVPVKKDSAVIGARRGSSPLPQPGASKGTALCNDHMGIGDSTNDIAHLLGMLDPWYERNTLSLLNLPANIVCQQTSKTESESYDSSYEQRLPILADLVLYYCRYAARPTLIQLYQAELTLACGERRTEVFVHSLELGHAAGTRAIKAMGAASKRFGIDGDREAVPLTLEVVYNKVVISGRSQWKRETKVCTSVNLIKACKNPEELDSKMECLQLTMTEVLKRQNGKCKKGYNQQLTVTEVKVDKVQVSGVENTTFAVCLDQDEKKILQSVTRCEISVCYKPDSSTDWRLRKFQASAQIQPLHPTFCSLLCLPIVTFSGALP
- the pik3r5 gene encoding phosphoinositide 3-kinase regulatory subunit 5 isoform X2; its protein translation is MQHTSCTEDRIQHALDRCLDGLRQSPTAAHHWNVLMCSVGQSMNRWSLEELVKRDPDNFIILLQQIIRKTREVQEQCQYELVAPLAIMFSSTLLQTPYCTDNTDLLEEAMDVFCHFLTWPEPYCSVCKRLLSTIQLEMKAPGISFQRLVRDEQGLNTSIQCSKTMTVLLMNPSEVPADFVSVAEQLSCVQHSQRETYITLIKHAFQSTLGTKYPLHSIHRALQAKPVNELEEIYSLVSDALEAAATMSEPLKGRSHVIQGLEKLREMMKIPASSGRKSDGMLQTLPLPTAKCYMFNWEKDNFDVLNTLLEHETGYLSTNEQEEEGDIDDESDYRNSHRASTFSTISSTSKDSMFSTLSVASESYAPSLLSITSGADSDYFEDSDDYICSSPVTEKSSPKSMKSPARLSQHFYRLFIKPKSPLSRAKSLGNTESKDLFVVREKRSNSLPQQVRLHSPEPLLQPQSQTLKHVCFRRRPILSSDEDIKNITLRVVVFGADHVAGKVARAYNDLRRKETACPRLSRAFNLQFYFVPVKKDSAVIGARRGSSPLPQPGASKGTALCNDHMGIGDSTNDIAHLLGMLDPWYERNTLSLLNLPANIVCQQTSKTESESYDSSYEQRLPILADLVLYYCRYAARPTLIQLYQAELTLACGERRTEVFVHSLELGHAAGTRAIKAMGAASKRFGIDGDREAVPLTLEVVYNKVVISGRSQWKRETKVCTSVNLIKACKNPEELDSKMECLQLTMTEVLKRQNGKCKKGYNQQLTVTEVKVDKVQVSGVENTTFAVCLDQDEKKILQSVTRCEISVCYKPDSSTDWRLRKFQASAQIQPLHPTFCSLLCLPIVTFSGALP